GCGTCGGCGGCGATCGCGGGGGAGGCGGCCGCGAAGATCTACGGGCTGAAAACGATCCGGCGCCGGATCCAGGACAACACGAACAACTTCACCCGGTTCATCATCATCGGGAAGCAGCCGTCCGCCCGCACGGGGGACGACAAGACCTCCATCATCTTCTCGGCGCGGGACGAGGTCGGCGCGCTCCACCTGATGCTCGAGCCGTTCGCCCGGTACGACGTGAACCTGACGAAGATCGAGTCCCGCCCCGTGAAGAAGAAGGTGTGGGAGTACCTCTTCTTTCTCGACATGACGGGCCACGCGGACGACGAGCCGGTCGCGAAGGCGCTCGCCGAGCTGACGGGCCGCGCGCAATACATCAAGATCCTCGGGTCGTACCCGCGGGCAATCTGAAAGCTCGCCTTGCGGAGAGACGCAGCGGGGGGTTCCTCGCAGGGGGCGTATGGAGCGAGGCAGAGATTGCGTCGAGCGAAATCCGCAGTGAGCGGTCGAAGGTCGCGAACGTCCCCGAGAGGAAGCCGCCCGCGAGGAACGCAGCCATGGTGGGTTAGCGAATAAGAATATGGAAGGAACACACGCATGATCATCGTATTGCGCGCCGGGGCGACCGACCAGGACGTCCGGCAGATCGAGGACACCCTGAAGGCGAACGGCCTCTCCGCGCACATATCGCGCGGCGTGGAGCGGACGATCATCGGGGCGATCGGCGACGAGCGGAAGCTCGACCCCGAGGCGTTCGAAGGGCTCCCCGTCGTCGAGAAGGTGATGCGGGTCCTGGCTCCCTTCAAGCTCGTCAGCCGCGAGTTCCAGAAGGAGAACACCGTCATCGACGTGAACGGGAAGAAGATCGGCGGCAAGGCGCTGGCGCTGTTCGCCGGCCCCTGCTCCGTCGAGGGGCGGGACATGATGTGCGCGATCGGGGGGAGGGTGGCGTCCGCGGGGGCCGCCTTCATCCGCGGCGGAGCCTTCAAGCCGCGCACCTCCCCGTACGCGTTCCAGGGGCTGGGGGAGGAGGGGCTGAAATACCTGGCGGAGGCCCGCGAGAAGACCGGCCTCCCGGTCGCGACGGAGCTCATGGATCCGAGGGATCTGGAGCTGGTGGCCCGGTACGCCGACGTCATCCAGATCGGCGCCCGGAACATGCAGAATTTCCGGCTCCTGACCGAGGTCGGAAGGCTCGACAAGCCGGTCATCCTCAAGCGCGGCATGAGCGCCACGATCCAGGAGTGGCTGATGTCGGCGGAATACATCGCGTCGGAGGGGAACCAGAAGATCATCCTGTGCGAGCGGGGGATCCGCACCTACGAGAACGCCACGCGGAACACCTTCGACGTCTCCGCGATCCCGGTGGTGAAATCGCTCTCCCACCTCCCCGTGATCGCCGACCCGAGCCACGCGGCCGGAAAGGTGGCGCTGGTGGAGCCGCTGGCCGCCGCCGCGATCGCGGCGGGAGCCGACGGGCTCATGATCGAGGTGCACCACCAGCCGGAAAAGGCGCTCTCCGACGGGCCGCAGTCGCTCAAGCCCGACGCGTTCGCGCAGGTCATCGACCGCCTGCGGAAGGTGGCCGAGGCGGTCGGGAGGTCATTGTAGGAAGGTGGCGCGCGAGCGGCTGGGAATCCTTGGCCTGGGGCTGATCGGCGGCTCGCTGGCGCTGGCCCTGAAAGGCAGGCGCGGCGCCCCCGAAATATGGGGGTGCGACCGGAACCGGGAGCACGTGCGGCAGGCGATCGCGGCCGGGGCGATCTCCCGGGGATGCGCCCTCCGGGATCTCCCCGGGTGCGACGTAGTGATCGTCTGCCTCCCCGTCCTCCGCACCGTCGACGCGATCCGGCGGCTGGGGCCCCGGATGCGCCCCGGGACGGTCCTGACCGACGTCGGGAGCGTCAAGGCCGGCATCGTCCGGGAGGGGGAGCGCGCCGTCGCCCCCGGCGCGTTCTTCGTTGGCGGCCACCCGATCGCCGGGACCGAGGAGTCGGGATTCCCCGCGGCGGACCCGTCGCTCTTCCGCGGCCGGTCGTTCATCGTGACCCCGACGCGACGGTCCCGCATCGAGGCCGTTCGGCGGATCGAGCGCCTGTGGAAGCTCGCCGGATCGAAAATCCTCCTGCGCATGGACGCCAGGACCCACGACCACGTATTCGCTTACGTGTCCCACCTCCCGCACGCCGTGGCGTACGCCCTCGTCCACTCGGTGGCGACCCTCCCTTCGAAGGTCCCGCTGGGGTACTCCGCGGGCGGCTTCCGCGACTTCACGCGGATCGCGTCGAGCAACCCGGAGATGTGGAAGGACATCGTCCTCTACAACCGCGAAGAGGTGCTGCGCGCGGTCGCGCACTACCGGAGGAACCTCGACCTCCTCGAGCGCAGGATCGCCCGCGCCGACGCCGCGGGCCTGATCGAATATTTCCGACGGGCCAAGAAGACCCGCGACGGACTGGTCGTCCCGTGATCGGGAGAGGGCCGGTCCGGGGGGAGATCTCCGTTCCCGGCGACAAGTCGATCAGCCACCGCGCGGCGATGTTCGCGGCGCTGGCCTCGGGGAAGAGCCGGGTGCGCGGATTCCTCCACGCCGAGGACACGCTGCGGACCGTCTCCATGATGCGGGCGCTCGGCGCGGGGATCGAGGGGATCGCCCCTTCGGAGATGCGGATCGAGGGGAAGGGGCTGCGGGGACTCACCGAGCCCGCGGACATCATCGACGCGGGGAACTCCGGCACCACGATCCGGATCGGTTCCGGGATCCTGGCGGCCCAGCCGTTCTTCTCCGTGGTCACGGGGGACCGGTACCTGCGCCGGCGACCGATGGCCCGCGTGATCCGTCCGCTCGCGTTGATGGGGGCCGTGATCCACGCGCGCGACGGAAACCGGCTTCCGCCGATCGCCATCCGCGGAGGGGCGCTGAAGGGGATCCGGTACGAAATGCCGGTGGCGTCCGCGCAGGTCAAGTCGGCGCTCCTTCTCGCCGGCCTCTGGGCCGACGCTCCGGTGACGGTGATCGAAGCGTTGCCGACCCGCGACCACACCGAGCGGATGCTCCGGTCGATGGGGGCGACGGTTGCGGTCGACGGCCGCGCGATCACCGTCTCCCCCGCCGAGCGGCTGATCCCCGCCGACGTGACGGTCCCGGGCGACATCTCGTCGGCCGCCTTCTTCCTCGTCCTGGCCTCCCTGTCTCCGGGTTCGGAGCTGGTCGTGCGGGGGGTCGGGGTGAACCCGTTCCGGACCGGGGTGGTGGAAGTGTTGCGGAGAATGGGCGCCGACATCCGGTACGCGAACGAGCGGCTCGAGAGCGGCGAGCCGGTCGCCGACCTGGTGGCGCGCGGAGGGGACCTATCGGGGACGAGCGTCGCTCCGGAAGAGATCCCGGGCCTCGTGGACGAGGTCCCGATCCTGTGCGTCGCCGCCGCCTTCGCGGAGGGGCGGACCGAGATCCGCGGTGCGGAGGAGCTGCGGGTGAAGGAGTCGGACCGGATCGGGGCGATGGTTTCCGGCCTTTCGTCCCTGGGGGTCCGGTGCGGGGAGTACCCCGACGGCCTGTGGATCGAAGGGCCGTCCACGATCCGTCCCACCGGTCCGTGCGACAGCCGGGGAGATCACCGGATCGCGATGTCGCTCCTGGTTCTCGCCCGGGCCGCCGGCGTGAACATACTCGTGAAAGATACCGCCTGTATAGACACTTCATTTCCAGGATTTAAAGCGATACTTGAGGGTTTGTCGTCGTGAGG
This genomic interval from Deltaproteobacteria bacterium contains the following:
- a CDS encoding ACT domain-containing protein; the protein is ASAAIAGEAAAKIYGLKTIRRRIQDNTNNFTRFIIIGKQPSARTGDDKTSIIFSARDEVGALHLMLEPFARYDVNLTKIESRPVKKKVWEYLFFLDMTGHADDEPVAKALAELTGRAQYIKILGSYPRAI
- the aroA gene encoding 3-phosphoshikimate 1-carboxyvinyltransferase; protein product: MIGRGPVRGEISVPGDKSISHRAAMFAALASGKSRVRGFLHAEDTLRTVSMMRALGAGIEGIAPSEMRIEGKGLRGLTEPADIIDAGNSGTTIRIGSGILAAQPFFSVVTGDRYLRRRPMARVIRPLALMGAVIHARDGNRLPPIAIRGGALKGIRYEMPVASAQVKSALLLAGLWADAPVTVIEALPTRDHTERMLRSMGATVAVDGRAITVSPAERLIPADVTVPGDISSAAFFLVLASLSPGSELVVRGVGVNPFRTGVVEVLRRMGADIRYANERLESGEPVADLVARGGDLSGTSVAPEEIPGLVDEVPILCVAAAFAEGRTEIRGAEELRVKESDRIGAMVSGLSSLGVRCGEYPDGLWIEGPSTIRPTGPCDSRGDHRIAMSLLVLARAAGVNILVKDTACIDTSFPGFKAILEGLSS
- the aroF gene encoding 3-deoxy-7-phosphoheptulonate synthase gives rise to the protein MIIVLRAGATDQDVRQIEDTLKANGLSAHISRGVERTIIGAIGDERKLDPEAFEGLPVVEKVMRVLAPFKLVSREFQKENTVIDVNGKKIGGKALALFAGPCSVEGRDMMCAIGGRVASAGAAFIRGGAFKPRTSPYAFQGLGEEGLKYLAEAREKTGLPVATELMDPRDLELVARYADVIQIGARNMQNFRLLTEVGRLDKPVILKRGMSATIQEWLMSAEYIASEGNQKIILCERGIRTYENATRNTFDVSAIPVVKSLSHLPVIADPSHAAGKVALVEPLAAAAIAAGADGLMIEVHHQPEKALSDGPQSLKPDAFAQVIDRLRKVAEAVGRSL
- a CDS encoding prephenate dehydrogenase, yielding MARERLGILGLGLIGGSLALALKGRRGAPEIWGCDRNREHVRQAIAAGAISRGCALRDLPGCDVVIVCLPVLRTVDAIRRLGPRMRPGTVLTDVGSVKAGIVREGERAVAPGAFFVGGHPIAGTEESGFPAADPSLFRGRSFIVTPTRRSRIEAVRRIERLWKLAGSKILLRMDARTHDHVFAYVSHLPHAVAYALVHSVATLPSKVPLGYSAGGFRDFTRIASSNPEMWKDIVLYNREEVLRAVAHYRRNLDLLERRIARADAAGLIEYFRRAKKTRDGLVVP